Proteins from a genomic interval of Lolium perenne isolate Kyuss_39 chromosome 1, Kyuss_2.0, whole genome shotgun sequence:
- the LOC127347983 gene encoding peroxidase N: MEYSHCRLLLVCSVLALCLCNQGARGDELTSDFYDYKCPGVYTVVQQHVFSAMRDELRMGASLLRLHFHDCFVNGCDGSILLDGDEGEKFARPNQNSVRGYEVIDAIKADLESMCPGVVSCADVVALAAGYGVLFSGGPYYDVLLGRRDGLVANQSGAEKGLPSPFEPISSIVQKFSDVGLDTTDVVVLSGAHTIGRARCGLFSNRLTSTTSSADPTLDSTMAANLQSLCAGGDGNQTTALDISSADAFDKHYYQNLLTKKGLLSSDQGLFSGDEDVVANTTKALVQKYSDDGEQFFSDFGASMVKMGSIRPLTGSEGEIRCNCRVAN; encoded by the exons ATGGAGTACTCTCACTGCAGGTTGCTCCTTGTGTGTTCAGTTCTTGCGCTGTGCCTCTGCAACCAAGGAGCGAGGGGCGACGAGTTAACAAGCGATTTCTACGACTACAAGTGCCCTGGCGTGTACACCGTCGTCCAGCAGCATGTGTTTTCTGCCATGAGGGATGAGCTGAGGATGGGAGCCTCCCTACTCAGGCTCCATTTCCATGACTGCTTTGTCAAT GGGTGTGATGGTTCAATCTTGCTGGATGGTGACGAAGGCGAGAAATTTGCGCGACCCAACCAGAACTCCGTCAGAGGGTACGAGGTCATCGACGCGATCAAGGCCGACCTCGAGAGCATGTGCCCCGGGGTGGTGTCTTGTGCCGACGTTGTAGCCCTTGCAGCCGGCTATGGAGTACTCTTT AGTGGAGGGCCTTACTATGATGTTCTTCTGGGAAGAAGGGACGGTCTGGTGGCCAACCAGTCTGGTGCTGAGAAAGGCCTGCCCTCGCCGTTCGAACCGATCAGCTCGATTGTACAGAAGTTTTCCGATGTCGGCCTCGACACAACAGATGTTGTGGTCCTGTCAG GTGCCCACACGATCGGACGAGCCCGGTGCGGGCTGTTCAGCAACCGCCTGACGTCCACCACGTCCTCGGCGGACCCGACGCTGGACTCCACCATGGCCGCCAACCTGCAGAGCCTCTGCGCCGGCGGGGACGGCAACCAGACCACCGCTCTAGACATCAGCTCCGCCGACGCGTTCGACAAGCACTACTACCAGAACCTGCTGACCAAGAAGGGCCTCCTGTCCTCTGACCAGggcctcttctccggcgacgaggACGTCGTGGCCAACACCACCAAGGCTCTAGTGCAGAAGTACAGCGACGATGGCGAGCAGTTCTTCTCCGACTTCGGCGCGTCCATGGTGAAGATGGGGAGCATCCGACCCTTGACGGGATCAGAGGGAGAGATCCGCTGCAACTGCAGGGTTGCCAATTGA